In Fusarium fujikuroi IMI 58289 draft genome, chromosome FFUJ_chr08, one genomic interval encodes:
- a CDS encoding probable alfa-L-rhamnosidase, translated as MFLQVVDVRFEHYRRPNTLGIHEHKPRISWRLSNAPPGFEQQAYELRLEKVSGQESHVVCTSQVESSESHLVPWPAEESIASRQRYTVCIRVRGKGETSFSDWSKRAWLEAGLLNRNDWKGKFISAPWSEKDNDKPKPEDLFRKAFTLNSDIASARLYITAQGIYEAEINGRRVGDYFLAPGWSCYDNELTYQTYDVTDLVDSRDNCLGVRLAEGWFTGRLSFDGGIRNRYGTRTSLLAQLELQYSDGSSHVITTDDDWMVAQGPIRLAEIYNGEKYDATVELPGWSSHEHVAGHWEGAVALPFISEKINLTAGYREPVRRIETLKPVSKITTPTGKTILDFGQNLVGYVRIKAVRGQRGHEVTLKHAEVLENGELGVRPLRVCDATDVYTLRGDAEPEVYEPRFTYHGFRHVQIDNWPSEDQDVVAALEAIVCHTDMEEQGTFTCSNDKLNQLFSNVRWSMRDNFLSIPTDCPQRDERLGWTGDLALFAPTATYIYGCYPILRDWLKGVWFDQQRQGGVPPMVSPNILDKCRIWGPVWPCAIWHDVVVLAPWALYEETADPAILADQFESMETWFKVIPKNKDSCTHLWDFNADQLSDWLDPSAPPDDAAKATTDPPLVANAFLINSLDIMTSVCGVLGKTKDHLFYRLWADNARAEFTQEYVSPSGRLVSDTQTAYSLAICFKLLNKDQLSRAGSRLAEIVRRNAFRIGTGFAGTPFVCEALTLTGHSNVAYSMLLNEKCPSWLYAISMGATTTWERWDSMLPDGSINPGEMTSFNHYAYGAIAKFMVERLAGLQRLEAGWKRSRVEPVVGGDFTWASASHLTPYGKVSSSWRIQGNDTEKQVLRVDVEVPPSTTMEVVLPSENSAQNTEVVGPGKWSFTVDHKKQGEWPVKETKFILAKIVEDFRREEELKAQASNGIET; from the exons ATGTTTTTgcaagttgttgatgttcgTTTTGAGCATTATCGCCGCCCCAATACTTTGGGCATCCATGAGCACAAACCACGCATTTCCTGGCGTCTGAGCAACGCCCCTCCAGGTTTTGAGCAGCAAGCTTATGAACTGCGCCTGGAGAAAGTCAGCGGCCAGGAAAGCCATGTTGTCTGCACTTCTCAGGTGGAATCCTCAGAGTCCCATTTAGTCCCCTGGCCAGCTGAAGAGTCTATCGCTTCTCGTCAAAGATACACGGTTTGTATCCGAGTTCGTGGCAAGGGAGAAACATCATTTTCCGATTGGAGCAAGCGGGCTTGGCTGGAGGCGGGCCTACTCAACCGAAATGACTGGAAAGGCAAATTCATTTCGGCTCCTTGGTCGGAGAAGGACAATGATAAGCCGAAGCCAGAGGATCTCTTTCGCAAAGCATTTACGCTGAACTCTGACATTGCATCAGCTCGTCTCTACATAACTGCACAGGGCATTTATGAGGCAGAGATTAATGGCCGTCGCGTCGGCGATTATTTCCTCGCGCCTGGTTGGAGCTGCTACGACAACGAGTTAACGTATCAGACCTACGATGTTACCGACCTTGTTGACAGCAGAGACAATTGCCTGGGTGTCCGTCTTGCTGAAGGTTGGTTCACTGGCCGGTTGAGTTTTGATGGCGGTATACGCAACAGATATGGCACGCGCACAAGCCTCCTCGCACAGCTCGAATTACAGTATTCCGACGGCTCTTCGCACGTCATTACAACTGACGATGACTGGATGGTAGCGCAAGGCCCCATCCGCCTGGCAGAGATTTACAATGGCGAAAAGTACGATGCAACCGTTGAGTTGCCTGGCTGGTCTTCTCACGAGCACGTCGCTGGACATTGGGAGGGTGCTGTTGCGTTGCCATTTATATCCGAGAAGATCAACTTGACAGCCGGTTATCGTGAACCGGTCAGACGAATTGAGACATTGAAGCCAGTTTCCAAGATCACAACACCAACTGGCAAGACCATCCTCGATTTCGGTCAGAACCTAGTGGGTTACGTTCGTATCAAAGCTGTTCGAGGACAACGTGGTCATGAAGTCACGCTTAAGCATGCCGAGGTCCTCGAGAATGGAGAACTAGGTGTTAGACCTCTACGCGTCTGTGACGCCACCGATGTCTACACACTCCGAGGAGATGCTGAACCCGAGGTATACGAGCCTCGATTCACATACCATGGCTTCCGTCACGTTCAAATTGACAACTGGCCTTCAGAAGACCAAGATGTAGTCGCTGCCCTCGAGGCTATTGTCTGTCATACCGATATGGAAGAACAGGGAACCTTTACATGCTCTAATGACAAGCTGAACCAATTATTCAGCAATGTCCGCTGGAGCATGCGAGATAACTTCCTCTCCATTCCGACCGACTGCCCGCAGCGCGATGAGCGACTTGGCTGGACTGGCGACTTGGCCTTGTTTGCACCAACAGCCACTTATATCTACGGCTGTTACCCAATTCTCCGAGACTGGCTCAAGGGTGTATGGTTTGACCAGCAACGACAGGGAGGAGTGCCTCCAATGGTATCGCCAAACATTCTTGACAAATGCAGGATCTGGGGTCCTGTTTGGCCTTGTGCCATCTGGCATGATGTGGTCGTCTTGGCTCCTTGGGCGCTGTATGAAGAAACGGCTGATCCTGCTATCTTGGCTGATCAGTTCGAGTCCATGGAAACGTGGTTCAAGGTCAtccccaagaacaaggataGTTGCACTCATCTTTGGGATTTCAACGCCGATCAGCTCTCT GACTGGCTTGACCCAAGCGCTCCTCCAGATGATGCTGCCAAAGCTACGACTGATCCTCCACTGGTAGCCAACGCATTTTTGATCAACTCTCTTGACATCATGACAAGCGTCTGCGGTGTTCTTGGCAAGACCAAAGATCATTTATTCTACAGATTGTGGGCCGACAATGCGCGAGCAGAGTTCACCCAAGAATACGTCTCCCCGAGCGGTCGCCTCGTATCAGACACACAAACTGCGTACTCGTTGGCCATCTGCTTtaagcttctcaacaaggACCAGCTATCACGAGCCGGGTCGCGACTTGCAGAGATTGTTCGAAGAAATGCTTTCCGCATTGGTACTGGCTTTGCTGGTACACCCTTTGTCTGCGAAGCCCTCACCTTGACCGGCCACAGCAACGTCGCTTATTCCATGCTTCTCAATGAGAAATGCCCCTCGTGGTTATATGCTATCTCGATGGGGGCGACTACGACTTGGGAACGCTGGGACAGTATGCTGCCAGATGGATCAATCAACCCTGGCGAGATGACCAGCTTCAATCACTACGCTTACGGGGCGATCGCCAAGTTCATGGTTGAACGACTTGCCGGCCTGCAGCGGCTTGAGGCAGGATGGAAGAGGTCGAGGGTTGAACCTGTTGTGGGAGGCGATTTTACTTGGGCGTCTGCGTCACATCTCACGCCGTACGGCAAGGTATCAAGCTCATGGAGGATTCAGGGCAATGATACCGAGAAGCAGGTTCTTCGAGTAGATGTAGAGGTGCCACCAAGCACGACCATGGAAGTTGTGCTGCCGAGTGAAAATAGTGCTCAGAACACTGAAGTTGTTGGGCCAGGAAAGTGGTCATTCACAGTAGATCACAAGAAGCAAGGAGAGTGGCCAGTGAAGGAGACTAAGTTTATCTTGGCTAAGATCGTTGAGGATTTtcggagagaagaagagctgaaggCACAAGCTTCGAATGGTATAGAGACTTAG
- a CDS encoding related to maltose permease has protein sequence MEKPESTAHVERSDSKTLHVSPDHTRGHAIQHQEHSRTYLQTLRRDPWLLLWIGVMLWTLIVRGFENQSSGSVISIPVFKERFGKQLDDGSYFIETSWQSALSGGSNGAAIFGAWASSYFADLIGFKPVILIAAAINIGSVGVEFASTSIEMFFAGKMVNFVAIGAFQNLCTAYVADVSPLAIRSTTIGFCNLAQCIGPFISAILSNFSSQWDSNWSWQSLIVAQWGFAGVALIGQLFMPESPVYLVRKGKMEKARMALERMYSDPEDASGHLERIKLTLEEADSKNLGSYLDCFKGTNLRRSLIAIMVFLSEPMSGLGFVSNYGALMYQYLGISDKKSFEIQIGAQILSMSGATIAFLVGDFYGRRPMYLAGCIGLSLLLICMGISGSVNTTAAVTASVGFYTMYNFFYNVGVGSTVYTLAGEIPTSVLRTKTLAISISVSSAVNTMWSFVAPYMFNPGYGNLKAKIGFVYGAFMVIFAVLAFFFVPETRMRSYEELDELFMNKVPTRQFRAYVTLAERRAEEAYAIENGLKDNVKDV, from the coding sequence ATGGAGAAGCCTGAATCAACCGCTCACGTTGAGCGATCAGACTCCAAGACCCTTCACGTCTCTCCAGACCATACACGCGGCCACGCCATTCAGCACCAAGAGCACAGCCGAACCTACCTCCAGACCCTCCGACGAGACCCATGGCTTCTCCTGTGGATCGGAGTCATGCTCTGGACTCTGATCGTCCGCGGCTTCGAGAACCAGTCTTCCGGTTCTGTGATCAGTATTCCCGTGTTCAAAGAACGATTCGGAAAACAACTCGACGACGGTTCATACTTTATCGAGACGAGCTGGCAATCTGCGCTTAGCGGAGGCTCCAACGGTGCTGCCATCTTTGGAGCCTGGGCCTCATCATACTTTGCCGATCTGATCGGCTTCAAACCGGTCATTCTGATTGCAGCTGCCATCAACATTGGATCTGTTGGCGTTGAGTTCGCGTCTACATCGATCGAAATGTTCTTCGCTGGCAAGATGGTCAACTTTGTCGCCATTGGCGCTTTCCAGAACCTTTGCACGGCATACGTAGCTGATGTCTCGCCACTGGCCATTCGATCTACCACCATCGGATTCTGTAACCTTGCTCAATGCATTGGTCCCTTCATCTCGGCCATCCTCTCCAACTTCAGCTCCCAGTGGGATTCCAACTGGTCCTGGCAGTCCCTCATCGTTGCCCAATGGGGTTTTGCTGGTGTCGCCCTGATCGGGCAGCTCTTCATGCCCGAGAGTCCTGTCTATCTGGTCCGCAAGGGCAAGATGGAAAAGGCGCGCATGGCCCTTGAGCGCATGTACTCGGACCCTGAGGACGCCTCTGGCCATCTTGAACGTATCAAGTTGACCCTCGAAGAAGCTGACTCGAAAAATCTTGGCTCATACCTTGATTGCTTCAAGGGCACCAACCTTCGACGGTCTCTCATCGCCATTATGGTGTTCCTTTCTGAACCCATGTCCGGTCTTGGGTTTGTCTCCAATTATGGTGCTCTCATGTACCAGTACCTTGGAATCAGCGACAAGAAGTCCTTCGAGATCCAGATTGGCGCTCAAATTCTCTCCATGTCCGGTGCCACTATCGCTTTCCTTGTTGGCGACTTTTATGGCCGTCGACCCATGTACCTCGCAGGATGCATTGGCCTCTCTCTGCTTCTCATTTGTATGGGAATTTCTGGTTCAGTCAACACCACCGCTGCTGTCACGGCCTCTGTTGGTTTCTATACCATGTATAACTTCTTCTACAATGTCGGTGTTGGATCGACCGTGTACACCCTTGCAGGAGAGATCCCCACGTCTGTCCTGCGAACCAAGACCCTTGCCATTTCCATCTCTGTCTCTTCCGCCGTCAACACCATGTGGTCGTTTGTCGCACCCTACATGTTCAACCCTGGTTATGGCAATCTCAAGGCAAAGATTGGCTTTGTATATGGTGCTTTCATGGTTATCTTTGCTGTTCTGGCATTCTTCTTTGTGCCCGAGACTCGGATGCGAAGTTACGAGGAGCTGGACGAGCTTTTCATGAACAAGGTGCCTACACGCCAATTCCGCGCGTATGTCACTCTTGCTGAGCGTCGGGCTGAAGAGGCTTATGCCATTGAGAATGGATTGAAGGATAATGTTAAGGATGTTTGA
- a CDS encoding related to hexose transporter protein codes for MGAKDSPAKAENAVDYQLGSVTASNKPWYRQTHLLRLNFIILSLVMFSSANGYDGSLMNGLQALPNWNTFMEMPRGAWLGFINAIYWTMNGIAFFLAAWTSNKYGRKSGLYAGYLFLIAGTALQTAAHNPAAFIAARGLLGAGAGWYTSCAPLLINEIAFPAHRAIAASCFQCGFYIGSLASAWVTFGTRNYASSWDWRLPSLLQILLPALAFPGLLMAPESPRWLASVDRIEDAKQVVAKHHAGGNMNAPLVELETEEIIDTIKAEQQAHSSTSYTDMLKTKGNRWRLLISVTLGVFSQWSGNGVVSYYLALVLQTVGITSVTNQTLISACLQVWNLLWAVGAAVSVERLGRRPLFLTSAGTMLVSYIVITGLSGSFASTGNSAVGIAVIPMLFIFFAGYDIALTPLVISYPVEIWPYRLRSRGFTVMWISGILAAIFNMFVNPIALGSIGWKFYFVFIVFLVAFFVVAYFFYPETKGRTPEQMAFIFDGDDAEVVPADVKVKDVELETDK; via the exons ATGGGTGCCAAAGACTCTCCAGCTAAGGCTGAAAACGCTGTCGATTACCAGCTGGGCTCAGTTACGGCTTCCAACAAACCGTGGTATCGACAGACCCATCTCCTGCGACTTAACTTTATCATCTTGTCCCTGGTCATGTTCT cctcagccaaTGGATATGATGGATCTCTGATGAATGGTCTGCAAGCTCTCCCCAATTGGAACACTTTCATGGAAATGCCTAGAGGGGCTTGGCTCGGtttcatcaacgccatctaCTGGACCATGAACGGTatcgccttcttcctcgctgCTTGGACGTCCAATAAATACGGCCGCAAGTCAGGCCTTTACGCGGGCTATTTGTTCCTTATCGCTGGCACTGCTCTTCAAACCGCTGCCCATAACCCTGCCGCATTTATCGCCGCTCGTGGACTACTCGGTGCTGGCGCAGGGTGGTACACCAGCTGCGCGCCACTGCTTATCAACGAGATTGCCTTCCCGGCCCATAGGGCTATTGCTGCTTCTTGCTTTCAATGTGGCTTCTACATTGGCAGCCTTGCTTCGGCATGGGTGACCTTCGGAACTAGGAACTATGCAAGCTCTTGGGATTGGCGTCTTCCATCTCTACTTCAGATCCTGCTCCCGGCTTTGGCCTTTCCTGGACTATTGATGGCGCCGGAGTCTCCTCGATGGCTTGCTTCTGTGGACCGGATTGAGGACGCCAAGCAAGTCGTTGCAAAACATCACGCCGGAGGAAATATGAATGCCCCActcgttgagcttgagacCGAGGAGATTATCGACACCATTAAAGCAGAACAACAGGCTCATTCTAGCACCAGTTATACTGATATGCTTAAGACAAAGGGCAATAGATGGAGGCTTCTCATCTCGGTCACCCTCGGAGTCTTCAGTCAATGGAGCGGTAACGGCGTGGTCTCATACTACCTCGCTCTAGTTCTCCAAACTGTCGGTATAACTAGCGTCACCAACCAGACACTCATCTCTGCCTGTCTTCAGGTCTGGAACCTCCTATGGGCTGTTGGCGCCGCAGTATCTGTCGAAAGGCTTGGACGACGACCTCTATTCCTTACTTCTGCCGGGACCATGTTAGTCAGCTACATTGTCATCACTGGATTATCCGGTTCTTTTGCAAGCACCGGAAACAGTGCTGTTGGAATTGCTGTCATACCCATGCTTTTTATCTTCTTTGCCGGTTATGATATTGCCCT AACACCACTCGTGATCTCATATCCTGTTGAGATCTGGCCATATCGCCTTCGATCCAGAGGCTTCACCGTGATGTGGATCTCTGGCATTTTGGCCGCTATTTTCAACATGTTCGTGAACCCTATTGCGTTGGGAAGCATTGGCTGGAAATTCTACTTTGTCTTTATCGTTTTTCTTGTCGCCTTCTTTGTTGTCGCCTACTTTTTCTATCCTGAGACTAAAGGCCGTACTCCGGAACAGATGGCATTTATCTTTGACGGTGACGACGCTGAGGTTGTGCCAGCTGATGTCAAAGTCAAGGACGTGGAATTGGAGACAGATAAATAG